Proteins from one Gallus gallus isolate bGalGal1 chromosome 15, bGalGal1.mat.broiler.GRCg7b, whole genome shotgun sequence genomic window:
- the AP1B1 gene encoding AP-1 complex subunit beta-1 isoform X2, which translates to MTDSKYFTTTKKGEIFELKAELNSDKKEKKKEAVKKVIASMTVGKDVSALFPDVVNCMQTDNLELKKLVYLYLMNYAKSQPDMAIMAVNTFVKDCEDPNPLIRALAVRTMGCIRVDKITEYLCEPLRKCLKDEDPYVRKTAAVCVAKLHDINAQLVEDQGFLDTLKDLISDSNPMVVANAVAALSEIAESHPSSNLLDLNPQSINKLLTALNECTEWGQIFILDCLANYMPKDDREAQSICERVTPRLSHANSAVVLSAVKVLMKFMEMLSKDLDYYGTLLKKLAPPLVTLLSAEPELQYVALRNINLIVQKRPEILKHEMKVFFVKYNDPIYVKLEKLDIMIRLASQANIAQVLAELKEYATEVDVDFVRKAVRAIGRCAIKVEQSAERCVSTLLDLIQTKVNYVVQEAIVVIKDIFRKYPNKYESVIATLCENLDSLDEPEARAAMIWIVGEYAERIDNADELLESFLEGFHDESTQVQLQLLTAIVKLFLKKPTETQELVQQVLSLATQDSDNPDLRDRGYIYWRLLSTDPVAAKEVVLAEKPLISEETDLIEPTLLDELICYIGTLASVYHKPPSAFVEGSRGVVHKSLPPRTGSSESAESPDAAPSAGQAAEQPAVIPAQGDLLGDLLNLDLGPPVSGPPLAASSVQMGAVDLLGGGLDSLMGDESEGLRSDVGGSPAMGGSGFTAPGPAAPAAMGAPLGSGLGDLFDLTGGVGTLSGSYVAPKTVWLPAMKAKGLEISGTFSRQVGSICMDLVLTNKALQVMSDFAIQFNRNSFGLAPAAPLQVHAPLAPNQSVEISLPLNTVGSVMKMDPLNNLQVAVKNNIDVFYFSTLYPLHILFVEDGKMERQMFLATWKDIPNENEAQFQIKDCSLNADAVSSKLQGSNIFTIAKRNVEGQDMLYQSLKLTNGIWVLAELRIQPSNPSFTLSLKCRAPEVSQYVYQAYDAILKN; encoded by the exons ATGACGGACTCCAAGTACTTCACCACCACCAAGAAGG GGGAGATCTTtgagctgaaggcagagctgaacagtgacaagaaggagaagaagaaggaggcGGTGAAGAAGGTGATCGCCTCCATGACTGTGGGCAAAGACGTCAG CGCTCTCTTCCCGGATGTGGTGAACTGCATGCAGACGGACAACCTGGAGCTGAAGAAGCTGGTCTACCTCTACCTGATGAACTACGCCAAGAGCCAGCCTGACATGGCCATCATGGCTGTCAACACCTTCGTGAAG GACTGTGAGGACCCGAACCCGCTGATCCGGGCCCTGGCAGTGCGGACCATGGGCTGCATCCGTGTGGACAAGATAACGGAGTACCTCTGTGAGCCGCTGCGCAAGTGCCTGAAGGATGAGGACCCGTACGTGCGCAAGACGGCGGCCGTCTGCGTGGCCAAGCTCCATGACATCAACGCCCAGCTGGTGGAGGACCAGGGCTTCCTGGACACCCTCAAGGACCTCATCTCGGACTCCAACCCCATG GTAGTGGCTAACGCAGTAGCAGCGCTGTCGGAGATCGCCGAGTCGCACCCGAGCAGTAACCTGCTGGACCTCAACCCCCAGTCCATCAAcaagctgctcacagccctgaACGAGTGCACCGAATGGGGACAGATCTTCATCCTGGACTGCCTGGCCAACTACATGCCCAAGGATGACCGGGAGGCCCAGAG CATCTGCGAGCGGGTGACGCCCCGGCTGTCCCACGCCAACTCTGCAGTGGTGCTCTCAGCAGTGAAGGTGCTGATGAAGTTCATGGAGATGCTGTCCAAGGACCTGGATTACTACGGTACGCTGCTGAAGAAGCTGGCCCCGCCGCTCGTCACCCTGCTGTCTGCTGAGCCCGAGCTGCAGTACGTGGCTCTGCGCAACATCAACCTCATCGTGCAGAAGAG ACCTGAAATCCTAAAGCATGAGATGAAGGTGTTCTTCGTCAAGTACAACGACCCCATCTATGTCAAGCTGGAGAAGTTGGACATCATGATCCGCCTGGCTTCCCAGGCCAACATTGCACAG GTGCTGGCCGAGCTGAAGGAATATGCCACGGAGGTGGATGTAGACTTTGTGAGGAAGGCAGTCCGAGCCATTGGCCGCTGCGCCATCAAGGTGGAG CAATCAGCAGAGCGCTGCGTCAGCACCCTGCTGGACCTCATCCAGACCAAGGTCAACTACGTGGTGCAGGAGGCCATCGTCGTCATTAAGGACATCTTCCGCAAGTACCCCAACAA GTATGAGAGTGTCATTGCCACCCTGTGTGAGAACCTGGACTCCCTGGATGAGCCTGAGGCACGGGCTGCCATGATCTGGATCGTGGGCGAGTACGCCGAGCGCATCGACAATGCTgatgagctgctggagagcttCCTGGAGGGCTTCCACGATGAAAGCACCCAG gtccagctgcagctgctgacgGCCATCGTGAAGCTTTTCCTGAAGAAGCCCACTGAGACCCAGGAGCTGGTGCAGCAAGTGCTGAGCCTGGCCACACAG GACTCCGACAACCCTGACCTGCGGGACCGTGGCTACATCTACTGGCGCCTGCTGTCCACTGACCCTGTGGCTGCCAAGGAGGTGGTGCTGGCAGAGAAGCCACTTATTTCTGAAGAGACAGACCTGATTGAGCCCACGCTGCTGGATGAGCTCATCTGCTACATCGGGACGTTGGCCTCTGTCTATCACAAGCCACCCAGCGCCTTCgtggaggggagcagaggggttGTGCACAAGAGCCTGCCCCCACGAACAGGCTC GAGTGAGAGTGCCGAGAGCCCCGACGCAGCCCCCTCAGCTGGGCAGGCAGCGGAGCAGCCGGCCGTCATCCCTGCACAGGGTGACCTGCTGGGTGACCTGCTGAACCTGGACCTGGGCCCCCCGGTCAGTGGGCCTCCCCTGGCCGCCTCCTCTGTGCAGATGGGAGCTGTGGACCTCCTGGGAGGGGGCCTGGATAGCCTG ATGGGGGACGAGTCGGAAGGG CTGCGCAGTGATGTGGGAGGCAGTCCTGCT ATGGGTGGCAGTGGCTTCAcagcgcccggccccgcagcaCCAGCTGCTATGGGAGCACCTCTTGGCAGTGGCCTGGGGGACCTCTTCGACCTCACCGGGGGAGTGGGCACTCTGTCGGGGTCCTACGTGGCACCCAAGACG GTGTGGCTCCCTGCCATGAAAGCCAAGGGGCTGGAGATCTCTGGCACCTTCAGCCGGCAGGTGGGCTCCATCTGCATGGACCTGGTGCTGACCAACAAGGCCCTGCAGGTCATGTCTGACTTTGCGATCCAGTTCAACCGCAACAG CTTTGGCCTGgccccagctgcccctctccAGGTGCATGCACCCCTTGCCCCCAACCAGTCGGTGGAGATCTCCCTCCCACTGAACACTGTGGGCTCTGTCATGAAGATGGATCCCCTCAACAACCTGCAG GTTGCGGTGAAGAACAATATTGATGTCTTCTACTTCAGCACCCTCTACCCTCTGCACATCCTCTTCGTGGAGGATGGGAAGATGG AGCGGCAGATGTTCCTCGCCACCTGGAAGGACATTCCCAACGAAAACGAGGCCCAGTTCCAGATCAAGGACTGTTCCCTCAATGCAG ACGCTGTCAGCAGCAAGCTCCAAGGCAGCAACATCTTCACCATCGCCAAGAGGAACGTGGAAGGCCAGGACATGCTCTACCAGTCTCTGAAGCTCACCAATGGCATCTGGGTGTTGGCCGAGCTCCGCATCCAGCCCAGCAACCCCAGCTTCACG cTGTCACTAAAATGCCGGGCGCCCGAGGTCTCCCAGTACGTGTACCAGGCCTACGATGCCATCCTGAAGAACTGA
- the AP1B1 gene encoding AP-1 complex subunit beta-1 isoform X4: MTDSKYFTTTKKGEIFELKAELNSDKKEKKKEAVKKVIASMTVGKDVSALFPDVVNCMQTDNLELKKLVYLYLMNYAKSQPDMAIMAVNTFVKDCEDPNPLIRALAVRTMGCIRVDKITEYLCEPLRKCLKDEDPYVRKTAAVCVAKLHDINAQLVEDQGFLDTLKDLISDSNPMVVANAVAALSEIAESHPSSNLLDLNPQSINKLLTALNECTEWGQIFILDCLANYMPKDDREAQSICERVTPRLSHANSAVVLSAVKVLMKFMEMLSKDLDYYGTLLKKLAPPLVTLLSAEPELQYVALRNINLIVQKRPEILKHEMKVFFVKYNDPIYVKLEKLDIMIRLASQANIAQVLAELKEYATEVDVDFVRKAVRAIGRCAIKVEQSAERCVSTLLDLIQTKVNYVVQEAIVVIKDIFRKYPNKYESVIATLCENLDSLDEPEARAAMIWIVGEYAERIDNADELLESFLEGFHDESTQVQLQLLTAIVKLFLKKPTETQELVQQVLSLATQDSDNPDLRDRGYIYWRLLSTDPVAAKEVVLAEKPLISEETDLIEPTLLDELICYIGTLASVYHKPPSAFVEGSRGVVHKSLPPRTGSSESAESPDAAPSAGQAAEQPAVIPAQGDLLGDLLNLDLGPPVSGPPLAASSVQMGAVDLLGGGLDSLLRSDVGGSPAMGGSGFTAPGPAAPAAMGAPLGSGLGDLFDLTGGVGTLSGSYVAPKTVWLPAMKAKGLEISGTFSRQVGSICMDLVLTNKALQVMSDFAIQFNRNSFGLAPAAPLQVHAPLAPNQSVEISLPLNTVGSVMKMDPLNNLQVAVKNNIDVFYFSTLYPLHILFVEDGKMERQMFLATWKDIPNENEAQFQIKDCSLNADAVSSKLQGSNIFTIAKRNVEGQDMLYQSLKLTNGIWVLAELRIQPSNPSFTLSLKCRAPEVSQYVYQAYDAILKN; this comes from the exons ATGACGGACTCCAAGTACTTCACCACCACCAAGAAGG GGGAGATCTTtgagctgaaggcagagctgaacagtgacaagaaggagaagaagaaggaggcGGTGAAGAAGGTGATCGCCTCCATGACTGTGGGCAAAGACGTCAG CGCTCTCTTCCCGGATGTGGTGAACTGCATGCAGACGGACAACCTGGAGCTGAAGAAGCTGGTCTACCTCTACCTGATGAACTACGCCAAGAGCCAGCCTGACATGGCCATCATGGCTGTCAACACCTTCGTGAAG GACTGTGAGGACCCGAACCCGCTGATCCGGGCCCTGGCAGTGCGGACCATGGGCTGCATCCGTGTGGACAAGATAACGGAGTACCTCTGTGAGCCGCTGCGCAAGTGCCTGAAGGATGAGGACCCGTACGTGCGCAAGACGGCGGCCGTCTGCGTGGCCAAGCTCCATGACATCAACGCCCAGCTGGTGGAGGACCAGGGCTTCCTGGACACCCTCAAGGACCTCATCTCGGACTCCAACCCCATG GTAGTGGCTAACGCAGTAGCAGCGCTGTCGGAGATCGCCGAGTCGCACCCGAGCAGTAACCTGCTGGACCTCAACCCCCAGTCCATCAAcaagctgctcacagccctgaACGAGTGCACCGAATGGGGACAGATCTTCATCCTGGACTGCCTGGCCAACTACATGCCCAAGGATGACCGGGAGGCCCAGAG CATCTGCGAGCGGGTGACGCCCCGGCTGTCCCACGCCAACTCTGCAGTGGTGCTCTCAGCAGTGAAGGTGCTGATGAAGTTCATGGAGATGCTGTCCAAGGACCTGGATTACTACGGTACGCTGCTGAAGAAGCTGGCCCCGCCGCTCGTCACCCTGCTGTCTGCTGAGCCCGAGCTGCAGTACGTGGCTCTGCGCAACATCAACCTCATCGTGCAGAAGAG ACCTGAAATCCTAAAGCATGAGATGAAGGTGTTCTTCGTCAAGTACAACGACCCCATCTATGTCAAGCTGGAGAAGTTGGACATCATGATCCGCCTGGCTTCCCAGGCCAACATTGCACAG GTGCTGGCCGAGCTGAAGGAATATGCCACGGAGGTGGATGTAGACTTTGTGAGGAAGGCAGTCCGAGCCATTGGCCGCTGCGCCATCAAGGTGGAG CAATCAGCAGAGCGCTGCGTCAGCACCCTGCTGGACCTCATCCAGACCAAGGTCAACTACGTGGTGCAGGAGGCCATCGTCGTCATTAAGGACATCTTCCGCAAGTACCCCAACAA GTATGAGAGTGTCATTGCCACCCTGTGTGAGAACCTGGACTCCCTGGATGAGCCTGAGGCACGGGCTGCCATGATCTGGATCGTGGGCGAGTACGCCGAGCGCATCGACAATGCTgatgagctgctggagagcttCCTGGAGGGCTTCCACGATGAAAGCACCCAG gtccagctgcagctgctgacgGCCATCGTGAAGCTTTTCCTGAAGAAGCCCACTGAGACCCAGGAGCTGGTGCAGCAAGTGCTGAGCCTGGCCACACAG GACTCCGACAACCCTGACCTGCGGGACCGTGGCTACATCTACTGGCGCCTGCTGTCCACTGACCCTGTGGCTGCCAAGGAGGTGGTGCTGGCAGAGAAGCCACTTATTTCTGAAGAGACAGACCTGATTGAGCCCACGCTGCTGGATGAGCTCATCTGCTACATCGGGACGTTGGCCTCTGTCTATCACAAGCCACCCAGCGCCTTCgtggaggggagcagaggggttGTGCACAAGAGCCTGCCCCCACGAACAGGCTC GAGTGAGAGTGCCGAGAGCCCCGACGCAGCCCCCTCAGCTGGGCAGGCAGCGGAGCAGCCGGCCGTCATCCCTGCACAGGGTGACCTGCTGGGTGACCTGCTGAACCTGGACCTGGGCCCCCCGGTCAGTGGGCCTCCCCTGGCCGCCTCCTCTGTGCAGATGGGAGCTGTGGACCTCCTGGGAGGGGGCCTGGATAGCCTG CTGCGCAGTGATGTGGGAGGCAGTCCTGCT ATGGGTGGCAGTGGCTTCAcagcgcccggccccgcagcaCCAGCTGCTATGGGAGCACCTCTTGGCAGTGGCCTGGGGGACCTCTTCGACCTCACCGGGGGAGTGGGCACTCTGTCGGGGTCCTACGTGGCACCCAAGACG GTGTGGCTCCCTGCCATGAAAGCCAAGGGGCTGGAGATCTCTGGCACCTTCAGCCGGCAGGTGGGCTCCATCTGCATGGACCTGGTGCTGACCAACAAGGCCCTGCAGGTCATGTCTGACTTTGCGATCCAGTTCAACCGCAACAG CTTTGGCCTGgccccagctgcccctctccAGGTGCATGCACCCCTTGCCCCCAACCAGTCGGTGGAGATCTCCCTCCCACTGAACACTGTGGGCTCTGTCATGAAGATGGATCCCCTCAACAACCTGCAG GTTGCGGTGAAGAACAATATTGATGTCTTCTACTTCAGCACCCTCTACCCTCTGCACATCCTCTTCGTGGAGGATGGGAAGATGG AGCGGCAGATGTTCCTCGCCACCTGGAAGGACATTCCCAACGAAAACGAGGCCCAGTTCCAGATCAAGGACTGTTCCCTCAATGCAG ACGCTGTCAGCAGCAAGCTCCAAGGCAGCAACATCTTCACCATCGCCAAGAGGAACGTGGAAGGCCAGGACATGCTCTACCAGTCTCTGAAGCTCACCAATGGCATCTGGGTGTTGGCCGAGCTCCGCATCCAGCCCAGCAACCCCAGCTTCACG cTGTCACTAAAATGCCGGGCGCCCGAGGTCTCCCAGTACGTGTACCAGGCCTACGATGCCATCCTGAAGAACTGA
- the AP1B1 gene encoding AP-1 complex subunit beta-1 isoform X1, with amino-acid sequence MTDSKYFTTTKKGEIFELKAELNSDKKEKKKEAVKKVIASMTVGKDVSALFPDVVNCMQTDNLELKKLVYLYLMNYAKSQPDMAIMAVNTFVKDCEDPNPLIRALAVRTMGCIRVDKITEYLCEPLRKCLKDEDPYVRKTAAVCVAKLHDINAQLVEDQGFLDTLKDLISDSNPMVVANAVAALSEIAESHPSSNLLDLNPQSINKLLTALNECTEWGQIFILDCLANYMPKDDREAQSICERVTPRLSHANSAVVLSAVKVLMKFMEMLSKDLDYYGTLLKKLAPPLVTLLSAEPELQYVALRNINLIVQKRPEILKHEMKVFFVKYNDPIYVKLEKLDIMIRLASQANIAQVLAELKEYATEVDVDFVRKAVRAIGRCAIKVEQSAERCVSTLLDLIQTKVNYVVQEAIVVIKDIFRKYPNKYESVIATLCENLDSLDEPEARAAMIWIVGEYAERIDNADELLESFLEGFHDESTQVQLQLLTAIVKLFLKKPTETQELVQQVLSLATQDSDNPDLRDRGYIYWRLLSTDPVAAKEVVLAEKPLISEETDLIEPTLLDELICYIGTLASVYHKPPSAFVEGSRGVVHKSLPPRTGSSESAESPDAAPSAGQAAEQPAVIPAQGDLLGDLLNLDLGPPVSGPPLAASSVQMGAVDLLGGGLDSLMGDESEGLRSDVGGSPAMGGSGFTAPGPAAPAAMGAPLGSGLGDLFDLTGGVGTLSGSYVAPKTVWLPAMKAKGLEISGTFSRQVGSICMDLVLTNKALQVMSDFAIQFNRNSFGLAPAAPLQVHAPLAPNQSVEISLPLNTVGSVMKMDPLNNLQVAVKNNIDVFYFSTLYPLHILFVEDGKMERQMFLATWKDIPNENEAQFQIKDCSLNADAVSSKLQGSNIFTIAKRNVEGQDMLYQSLKLTNGIWVLAELRIQPSNPSFTDLELSLKCRAPEVSQYVYQAYDAILKN; translated from the exons ATGACGGACTCCAAGTACTTCACCACCACCAAGAAGG GGGAGATCTTtgagctgaaggcagagctgaacagtgacaagaaggagaagaagaaggaggcGGTGAAGAAGGTGATCGCCTCCATGACTGTGGGCAAAGACGTCAG CGCTCTCTTCCCGGATGTGGTGAACTGCATGCAGACGGACAACCTGGAGCTGAAGAAGCTGGTCTACCTCTACCTGATGAACTACGCCAAGAGCCAGCCTGACATGGCCATCATGGCTGTCAACACCTTCGTGAAG GACTGTGAGGACCCGAACCCGCTGATCCGGGCCCTGGCAGTGCGGACCATGGGCTGCATCCGTGTGGACAAGATAACGGAGTACCTCTGTGAGCCGCTGCGCAAGTGCCTGAAGGATGAGGACCCGTACGTGCGCAAGACGGCGGCCGTCTGCGTGGCCAAGCTCCATGACATCAACGCCCAGCTGGTGGAGGACCAGGGCTTCCTGGACACCCTCAAGGACCTCATCTCGGACTCCAACCCCATG GTAGTGGCTAACGCAGTAGCAGCGCTGTCGGAGATCGCCGAGTCGCACCCGAGCAGTAACCTGCTGGACCTCAACCCCCAGTCCATCAAcaagctgctcacagccctgaACGAGTGCACCGAATGGGGACAGATCTTCATCCTGGACTGCCTGGCCAACTACATGCCCAAGGATGACCGGGAGGCCCAGAG CATCTGCGAGCGGGTGACGCCCCGGCTGTCCCACGCCAACTCTGCAGTGGTGCTCTCAGCAGTGAAGGTGCTGATGAAGTTCATGGAGATGCTGTCCAAGGACCTGGATTACTACGGTACGCTGCTGAAGAAGCTGGCCCCGCCGCTCGTCACCCTGCTGTCTGCTGAGCCCGAGCTGCAGTACGTGGCTCTGCGCAACATCAACCTCATCGTGCAGAAGAG ACCTGAAATCCTAAAGCATGAGATGAAGGTGTTCTTCGTCAAGTACAACGACCCCATCTATGTCAAGCTGGAGAAGTTGGACATCATGATCCGCCTGGCTTCCCAGGCCAACATTGCACAG GTGCTGGCCGAGCTGAAGGAATATGCCACGGAGGTGGATGTAGACTTTGTGAGGAAGGCAGTCCGAGCCATTGGCCGCTGCGCCATCAAGGTGGAG CAATCAGCAGAGCGCTGCGTCAGCACCCTGCTGGACCTCATCCAGACCAAGGTCAACTACGTGGTGCAGGAGGCCATCGTCGTCATTAAGGACATCTTCCGCAAGTACCCCAACAA GTATGAGAGTGTCATTGCCACCCTGTGTGAGAACCTGGACTCCCTGGATGAGCCTGAGGCACGGGCTGCCATGATCTGGATCGTGGGCGAGTACGCCGAGCGCATCGACAATGCTgatgagctgctggagagcttCCTGGAGGGCTTCCACGATGAAAGCACCCAG gtccagctgcagctgctgacgGCCATCGTGAAGCTTTTCCTGAAGAAGCCCACTGAGACCCAGGAGCTGGTGCAGCAAGTGCTGAGCCTGGCCACACAG GACTCCGACAACCCTGACCTGCGGGACCGTGGCTACATCTACTGGCGCCTGCTGTCCACTGACCCTGTGGCTGCCAAGGAGGTGGTGCTGGCAGAGAAGCCACTTATTTCTGAAGAGACAGACCTGATTGAGCCCACGCTGCTGGATGAGCTCATCTGCTACATCGGGACGTTGGCCTCTGTCTATCACAAGCCACCCAGCGCCTTCgtggaggggagcagaggggttGTGCACAAGAGCCTGCCCCCACGAACAGGCTC GAGTGAGAGTGCCGAGAGCCCCGACGCAGCCCCCTCAGCTGGGCAGGCAGCGGAGCAGCCGGCCGTCATCCCTGCACAGGGTGACCTGCTGGGTGACCTGCTGAACCTGGACCTGGGCCCCCCGGTCAGTGGGCCTCCCCTGGCCGCCTCCTCTGTGCAGATGGGAGCTGTGGACCTCCTGGGAGGGGGCCTGGATAGCCTG ATGGGGGACGAGTCGGAAGGG CTGCGCAGTGATGTGGGAGGCAGTCCTGCT ATGGGTGGCAGTGGCTTCAcagcgcccggccccgcagcaCCAGCTGCTATGGGAGCACCTCTTGGCAGTGGCCTGGGGGACCTCTTCGACCTCACCGGGGGAGTGGGCACTCTGTCGGGGTCCTACGTGGCACCCAAGACG GTGTGGCTCCCTGCCATGAAAGCCAAGGGGCTGGAGATCTCTGGCACCTTCAGCCGGCAGGTGGGCTCCATCTGCATGGACCTGGTGCTGACCAACAAGGCCCTGCAGGTCATGTCTGACTTTGCGATCCAGTTCAACCGCAACAG CTTTGGCCTGgccccagctgcccctctccAGGTGCATGCACCCCTTGCCCCCAACCAGTCGGTGGAGATCTCCCTCCCACTGAACACTGTGGGCTCTGTCATGAAGATGGATCCCCTCAACAACCTGCAG GTTGCGGTGAAGAACAATATTGATGTCTTCTACTTCAGCACCCTCTACCCTCTGCACATCCTCTTCGTGGAGGATGGGAAGATGG AGCGGCAGATGTTCCTCGCCACCTGGAAGGACATTCCCAACGAAAACGAGGCCCAGTTCCAGATCAAGGACTGTTCCCTCAATGCAG ACGCTGTCAGCAGCAAGCTCCAAGGCAGCAACATCTTCACCATCGCCAAGAGGAACGTGGAAGGCCAGGACATGCTCTACCAGTCTCTGAAGCTCACCAATGGCATCTGGGTGTTGGCCGAGCTCCGCATCCAGCCCAGCAACCCCAGCTTCACG GATTTGGAG cTGTCACTAAAATGCCGGGCGCCCGAGGTCTCCCAGTACGTGTACCAGGCCTACGATGCCATCCTGAAGAACTGA